A genomic region of Paroedura picta isolate Pp20150507F chromosome 4, Ppicta_v3.0, whole genome shotgun sequence contains the following coding sequences:
- the LOC143836359 gene encoding somatomedin-B and thrombospondin type-1 domain-containing protein-like isoform X2, with translation MPGRPRCWALLAVSVGLLAAPGAESGCAQLGRCCPGRSLACVSVGWRPDGSHGRCYCDQACPRTLDCCHDYRDACPVVPCVVSQWSEWSGCAEPCKATYRVRRRRVIQEPRNGGEACPPLEEKAGCLEYWNQQGQECRQSFIPALITTGGYGKARKKRAVSNGNERAGYCVEFQLLAITKGCLQGNSSYTHWMKYLSEGHTVCVECQHPALESQSLHCSGDGSGAKKSAVGMAEHLANVSALLHLLMSVDER, from the exons ATGCCGGGTCGCCCCCGCTGCTGGGCGCTGCTGGCGGTGAGCGTGGGGCTCCTGGCCGCGCCGGGCGCCGAGAGCGGCTGCGCCCAACTGGGCCGCTGCTGCCCGGGCCGGAGCCTGGCGTGCGTGAGCGTCGGCTGGAGACCCGACGGCTCCCACGGGCGCTGCTACTGCGACCAGGCCTGCCCGCGCACCTTGGACTGCTGCCACGACTACCGGGACGCCTGCCCAG tggTCCCCTGCGTGGTCTCTCAGTGGAGCGAATGGAGTGGCTGTGCAGAGCCTTGCAAGGCGACCTATCGGGTTCGAAGGAGGCGTGTCATCCAGGAACCGAGAAACGGTGGCGAAGCGTGTCCCCCTCTGGAGGAGAAGGCTGGCTGCTTGGAATACTGGAACCAGCAGGGGCAAGAATGCAGGCAGTCCTTCA TCCCAGCATTAATAACCACTGGAGGCTATGGGAAAGCAAGGAAGAAGCGTGCCGTGTCTAATGGGAATGAAAGAGCTGG GTATTGTGTTGAATTTCAGCTCCTGGCTATCACAAAGGGTTGCCTGCAGGGGAACAGTTCCTACACTCACTGGATGAAATATCTCAGCGAAGGACACACTGTCTGCGTGGAATGTCAGCATCCAGCTTTGGAATCCCAGAGCCTGCACTGTTCGGGGGACGGCAGCGGAGCCAAAAA AAGTGCTGTGGGCATGGCTGAACATCTTGCTAATGTTAGTGCTCTCCTGCATTTGTTGATGTCAGTTGATGAGAGATAG
- the LOC143836359 gene encoding somatomedin-B and thrombospondin type-1 domain-containing protein-like isoform X1: MPGRPRCWALLAVSVGLLAAPGAESGCAQLGRCCPGRSLACVSVGWRPDGSHGRCYCDQACPRTLDCCHDYRDACPVVPCVVSQWSEWSGCAEPCKATYRVRRRRVIQEPRNGGEACPPLEEKAGCLEYWNQQGQECRQSFIPALITTGGYGKARKKRAVSNGNERAGYCVEFQLLAITKGCLQGNSSYTHWMKYLSEGHTVCVECQHPALESQSLHCSGDGSGAKKNQQLHWQAVGNPRCRGTWERIRQLDTCSCPSVHSFLFI, translated from the exons ATGCCGGGTCGCCCCCGCTGCTGGGCGCTGCTGGCGGTGAGCGTGGGGCTCCTGGCCGCGCCGGGCGCCGAGAGCGGCTGCGCCCAACTGGGCCGCTGCTGCCCGGGCCGGAGCCTGGCGTGCGTGAGCGTCGGCTGGAGACCCGACGGCTCCCACGGGCGCTGCTACTGCGACCAGGCCTGCCCGCGCACCTTGGACTGCTGCCACGACTACCGGGACGCCTGCCCAG tggTCCCCTGCGTGGTCTCTCAGTGGAGCGAATGGAGTGGCTGTGCAGAGCCTTGCAAGGCGACCTATCGGGTTCGAAGGAGGCGTGTCATCCAGGAACCGAGAAACGGTGGCGAAGCGTGTCCCCCTCTGGAGGAGAAGGCTGGCTGCTTGGAATACTGGAACCAGCAGGGGCAAGAATGCAGGCAGTCCTTCA TCCCAGCATTAATAACCACTGGAGGCTATGGGAAAGCAAGGAAGAAGCGTGCCGTGTCTAATGGGAATGAAAGAGCTGG GTATTGTGTTGAATTTCAGCTCCTGGCTATCACAAAGGGTTGCCTGCAGGGGAACAGTTCCTACACTCACTGGATGAAATATCTCAGCGAAGGACACACTGTCTGCGTGGAATGTCAGCATCCAGCTTTGGAATCCCAGAGCCTGCACTGTTCGGGGGACGGCAGCGGAGCCAAAAA gAACCAGCAACTACATTGGCAGGCTGTGGGGAATCCCCGATGCAGAGGAACTTGGGAGAGAATTCGCCAGCTGGACACTTGTTCCTGCCCTTCCGTTCACAGCTTCTTGTTCATCTGA